In Candidatus Pelagibacter sp. RS39, the following proteins share a genomic window:
- a CDS encoding site-specific integrase yields MNELTTDLKLLHEATLNNLKSSKANNTLRAYKSDFKDFGAFCAKHGLNSLPSEPKIVSLYLTHLSKNSKISTLRRRLVSISTVHKLKGHYLDTKHPIIVENLMGIRRVKGSIQKGKKPLLINHLKLIIDVINKQKIEEIKKLRDKTIILVGFGGGFRRTELISIDYEDLEFVTEGLKISIRRSKTDQFGEGMLKGLPYFTNENYCPVANLKNWLQISKIKSGPIFRRFSKGSILTENRLTDQSVVLLIKEYLKLAGIENKNFAGHSLRSGFATVAAESGADERSIMAMTGHKTTQMVRRYIKEANIFKNNALNKIKM; encoded by the coding sequence ATGAATGAACTAACAACTGACCTAAAATTGCTTCATGAGGCAACTTTAAATAACCTCAAAAGTTCTAAAGCAAATAACACTTTAAGAGCATATAAATCAGACTTTAAGGACTTTGGAGCTTTTTGTGCTAAACATGGTTTAAATTCTTTACCATCTGAGCCTAAAATCGTTTCTTTATACCTTACCCACCTTTCTAAAAATTCAAAAATCAGCACTTTAAGAAGAAGATTAGTTTCAATTAGCACGGTTCATAAACTAAAAGGGCATTATTTAGATACAAAACATCCAATCATTGTTGAAAACTTAATGGGAATAAGAAGAGTAAAAGGAAGTATTCAGAAAGGTAAAAAACCTTTATTAATCAATCATTTAAAATTAATAATTGATGTAATAAATAAACAAAAAATTGAAGAAATTAAAAAATTAAGAGATAAGACAATAATCCTAGTAGGCTTTGGAGGTGGTTTTAGACGAACTGAGCTCATTTCAATTGACTATGAGGACTTGGAGTTTGTAACTGAGGGTCTCAAAATTTCCATCAGAAGATCAAAAACTGACCAATTCGGTGAAGGAATGTTGAAAGGTCTACCCTACTTCACTAATGAAAATTATTGTCCAGTGGCAAATCTTAAAAATTGGTTACAAATTTCTAAAATAAAATCTGGACCTATTTTTAGAAGATTTTCTAAAGGATCAATTTTAACTGAAAATAGATTAACAGATCAATCCGTAGTTCTATTAATAAAAGAATACTTGAAATTAGCAGGCATTGAAAATAAAAATTTTGCAGGTCATAGTTTAAGATCTGGTTTTGCAACCGTTGCTGCAGAGTCTGGTGCTGATGAACGTAGTATTATGGCAATGACTGGTCACAAAACAACACAAATGGTTAGAAGATACATTAAAGAGGCAAATATTTTTAAGAACAATGCATTAAATAAAATCAAAATGTAA
- a CDS encoding methylated-DNA--[protein]-cysteine S-methyltransferase translates to MKGTKFQLKVWKYLKKIPKGKVKTYKEVAIGIKSPKSARAVANACAKNPYAPKIPCHRVIRSDGALGGYSGRGGIKQKLRLLRSEKVVI, encoded by the coding sequence ATGAAAGGAACAAAGTTTCAATTAAAAGTCTGGAAGTATCTCAAAAAAATACCAAAAGGAAAGGTAAAAACCTATAAAGAGGTGGCTATTGGTATAAAAAGTCCTAAATCAGCTCGTGCTGTGGCTAATGCTTGTGCTAAAAACCCATATGCCCCCAAAATACCCTGTCATAGAGTGATAAGGTCGGATGGAGCTCTTGGAGGCTACTCAGGAAGGGGTGGAATTAAGCAAAAGCTTAGACTTCTTAGATCTGAAAAAGTAGTGATTTAG
- a CDS encoding DMT family transporter: protein MKAITFNLLAWVMLPIMDGFAKYLSADLPVLQITWARYFFTVAFTLPIMFFFFRKNLVWTDKPKLQFIRGLILLTANICFFYAISVISLAKALTLAFVAPLIVTAFSPVFLGEKVGFRRWSAVIIGFIGSLVVIRPGFVEINLASIAALGTGIMYGFYLIITRKLSTSDNPLLTLLLTGVVGAIIVSTIMPFVWVVPTLNQWSMMAAIGIFACIGHLFLILSLKYADASKLAPFSYFEIITNIIIGYYFFSDFPDYWTFLGLFIIVLSGIYISRRENLVKKIK, encoded by the coding sequence ATGAAAGCTATAACTTTCAATCTTTTAGCGTGGGTAATGCTTCCAATTATGGATGGATTTGCAAAATATTTGAGTGCAGATCTTCCTGTTTTACAAATTACATGGGCAAGGTATTTTTTTACAGTTGCATTTACTCTTCCAATTATGTTTTTCTTTTTTAGAAAAAATCTTGTTTGGACGGATAAACCAAAATTACAATTTATAAGAGGTCTAATTCTTTTAACAGCTAATATCTGTTTTTTTTATGCAATCTCAGTAATTTCTTTAGCAAAAGCATTAACTTTAGCTTTTGTTGCACCTTTAATTGTTACTGCTTTCTCTCCAGTTTTTTTAGGAGAAAAGGTTGGTTTTAGAAGATGGTCTGCTGTAATTATTGGATTTATAGGCTCATTAGTGGTTATAAGACCTGGGTTTGTAGAAATTAACTTAGCGAGTATAGCTGCTCTTGGTACTGGTATAATGTATGGATTTTATTTGATTATTACCCGTAAATTAAGTACTTCAGACAACCCTTTATTAACTTTGTTATTAACTGGTGTAGTAGGGGCCATAATAGTTTCCACAATAATGCCATTTGTTTGGGTTGTGCCTACTTTAAATCAGTGGTCTATGATGGCTGCAATTGGTATATTTGCCTGTATAGGCCATTTATTTTTAATATTATCTCTTAAATATGCTGATGCCTCTAAGTTAGCTCCATTTAGCTATTTCGAGATCATTACAAACATCATTATAGGTTATTACTTCTTTAGTGATTTTCCAGATTATTGGACTTTTCTAGGTTTGTTCATTATTGTATTAAGTGGAATCTATATTTCTAGAAGAGAAAATTTAGTTAAAAAGATTAAATAA
- a CDS encoding AEC family transporter codes for MEIYIKLFEVLFPVFFVVGIGYYLGKKNPKIDTTFITNFAANVGTPAMIIYALNPVNISFNIFINYFWYYAIAILGFMIIGTIILYLLNTKDIIRELPPLTMPNTGNMGLPICLFAYGSQGLGVSAAISALIILCHFTLGVFLADRKFSLQVIIKSPPFYAIIVAVFLLYYDLELPGFVENTTFLLMYATIFLILMSLGIALTRLKVFSLNKAIFSSIGRVIAGPIIGYLLILYFDLKGFAAGVLLIQCSMPSAVLNYLVASIYSPKKIVDSVASTIVVSTLMSFITIPIVVFFALKYFN; via the coding sequence ATGGAAATTTATATAAAACTTTTTGAAGTTTTGTTTCCTGTTTTTTTCGTTGTTGGCATTGGTTACTACTTAGGTAAAAAAAATCCTAAAATAGATACTACGTTTATCACTAATTTTGCAGCAAATGTAGGTACACCTGCAATGATTATTTACGCTTTAAACCCGGTAAATATCTCATTTAATATTTTCATCAATTATTTTTGGTATTACGCAATAGCTATTTTAGGATTTATGATTATTGGAACAATCATACTATATCTTTTAAATACTAAAGATATTATAAGAGAACTTCCACCACTAACAATGCCTAATACTGGTAATATGGGATTGCCAATATGTTTATTTGCTTATGGTTCACAAGGTCTTGGAGTTTCTGCAGCCATTTCTGCTTTAATAATCTTATGTCACTTCACATTAGGTGTATTTCTGGCCGATAGAAAATTTAGTCTACAAGTTATAATTAAAAGTCCACCATTTTATGCAATCATTGTTGCAGTCTTTTTACTTTATTATGATTTAGAACTACCTGGCTTTGTTGAAAATACGACCTTTCTTTTGATGTATGCAACTATTTTTTTAATCTTAATGTCGTTAGGAATTGCATTAACAAGACTAAAGGTTTTTTCGTTAAATAAAGCTATATTTTCTTCAATAGGACGTGTAATTGCAGGACCTATTATAGGATATCTATTAATCTTATATTTTGATTTAAAGGGATTTGCTGCTGGAGTTTTATTAATACAATGTTCAATGCCTAGCGCCGTTCTTAATTATCTTGTTGCATCAATATATTCACCAAAAAAGATAGTTGATAGTGTTGCAAGTACTATAGTTGTTTCAACTTTAATGTCTTTTATAACTATCCCAATTGTTGTATTCTTTGCTTTAAAATACTTCAATTAA
- a CDS encoding homoserine dehydrogenase, with amino-acid sequence MNKIVNIAIVGLGQVGIYLYNELRLKKKEIEIKTGKKINIVAISAKNKNKKRKYNINKKIFYTNPLKIFKEKKIDILFESIGQSDGISKKIVVLALKNKINVITPNKALISKHGNELAKLAEKNNVNLEFEASVAGGIPILRTIKEGLATNKIKKVYGILNGTTNYILTEMENSNETFDKVLKKAQELGYAEPGNPKLDLNGFDAFAKVRILSALAFNNKISHYKCIMEGIENIDLKDIKIAKQLNLRIKLLGICEMINNRLFETVHPCLVSKDTYIGNVNGVMNAVITEGKPVGESILQGEGAGPGPTSSSLLSDLLSILRGNIKYPFGISSNKRKVVKAFNNDDYSNSLYLRFEVKDKQGVLSSITNRLAKYKMSVKRIIQTPDKKRNSATIVIITHKTSEKNARNCLSIFRKNRNILKFPTLIRLYS; translated from the coding sequence ATGAATAAAATAGTTAACATTGCAATTGTTGGTTTGGGTCAAGTAGGCATTTATCTTTACAATGAATTAAGACTAAAAAAAAAAGAAATAGAAATAAAAACAGGAAAAAAGATAAATATCGTAGCAATTTCTGCAAAAAATAAAAATAAAAAAAGAAAGTACAATATTAATAAGAAAATCTTCTATACTAATCCTCTCAAAATTTTTAAAGAAAAAAAAATAGATATTTTATTTGAGTCTATTGGTCAATCTGACGGAATTTCAAAAAAAATTGTTGTGTTGGCGTTAAAGAATAAGATTAATGTTATTACACCAAATAAAGCTTTAATTTCAAAACACGGTAATGAATTAGCTAAATTAGCTGAGAAGAATAATGTTAATTTAGAATTTGAAGCTTCTGTTGCTGGAGGAATTCCAATACTTAGAACGATTAAGGAGGGTTTAGCTACAAATAAAATAAAGAAAGTCTATGGAATTTTAAATGGAACAACTAATTATATTTTAACAGAGATGGAAAATTCAAATGAGACTTTTGATAAAGTTTTAAAAAAAGCTCAAGAACTTGGTTATGCTGAACCAGGTAATCCTAAATTAGATCTGAATGGTTTTGATGCTTTTGCAAAAGTTAGAATTTTATCAGCTCTTGCATTCAATAATAAAATTTCACATTACAAATGTATAATGGAAGGTATAGAAAATATTGATTTAAAAGATATCAAAATTGCAAAACAATTAAATCTTAGAATTAAGTTACTTGGTATATGTGAAATGATAAATAATCGTTTATTTGAAACTGTTCATCCGTGTTTAGTTAGTAAAGACACGTACATAGGTAATGTAAATGGTGTTATGAACGCTGTTATTACGGAGGGAAAGCCCGTTGGTGAGAGCATACTTCAAGGGGAGGGCGCAGGACCAGGGCCTACTTCATCCTCTTTATTATCTGATTTATTGTCTATTCTTAGAGGAAATATAAAATATCCCTTTGGAATTTCCTCAAATAAAAGAAAAGTTGTAAAGGCTTTTAATAATGATGACTACTCAAATTCTCTATATTTAAGATTTGAAGTTAAAGATAAACAAGGTGTTTTATCTTCTATAACTAATCGACTGGCTAAATATAAAATGTCTGTAAAAAGAATTATACAAACACCTGATAAAAAAAGAAATTCAGCTACTATTGTCATAATTACACATAAAACATCAGAAAAAAATGCAAGAAATTGTTTATCGATATTTAGAAAGAATAGAAATATTTTAAAATTTCCAACATTAATCAGACTGTATAGTTAA
- the argC gene encoding N-acetyl-gamma-glutamyl-phosphate reductase — protein MPKLNVLIAGSTGYIGIQLIKLLIKHKNINIKYLCGNSSVGKNISSYDNSFRSKKLPRITKYNKKYLSYVDIIFTALPNGEAQIISKDLLKKNTLIDLAADFRLKKGSEYLKWYKQKHKALSNIKNSIYALPEITGKLVKKFSIIGCPGCYPTSILLPLVPLVKKRSINLKNIIIDSKSGYSGAGRGVHKKFKNKNLYESLSAYGVGFHRHNSEIQQELKNYTSSKINFTFTPHIIPMFRGILSTIYLDLKPGITLNKVQNILKKFHKKNKFVKVKSVNSFLSTNDVMNTNYCFISVCKTKFKDKIIILSAIDNLIKGGAGQAVQNMNLKFGYKISEGLL, from the coding sequence ATGCCTAAGCTTAATGTACTAATTGCTGGATCTACTGGTTATATCGGTATTCAATTAATTAAATTATTAATTAAACATAAGAATATTAATATAAAGTATCTATGCGGAAATTCCTCTGTTGGAAAAAATATTTCATCTTATGATAATTCATTTAGGTCAAAAAAGTTACCAAGAATTACAAAATACAATAAAAAATACTTAAGTTATGTTGATATTATATTTACCGCTCTTCCGAATGGAGAAGCTCAGATAATTTCAAAAGATTTATTAAAAAAAAATACTTTAATTGATTTAGCTGCAGATTTTAGATTAAAAAAAGGTTCTGAATATTTAAAATGGTATAAACAAAAACATAAAGCGTTAAGTAACATAAAAAATAGCATTTATGCTTTACCTGAAATAACAGGAAAATTAGTTAAAAAATTTAGCATTATTGGGTGTCCAGGTTGTTATCCTACATCAATACTTTTACCACTTGTTCCATTAGTTAAAAAAAGATCGATCAACTTAAAGAATATCATTATAGACTCTAAATCTGGATATTCTGGAGCGGGAAGAGGTGTACATAAAAAATTTAAAAACAAGAATTTATACGAATCTCTTAGTGCGTATGGTGTAGGGTTTCATAGACATAATTCTGAAATTCAACAAGAATTAAAAAATTATACCTCTTCAAAAATTAATTTTACATTTACACCCCATATTATTCCAATGTTTAGAGGAATTTTGAGTACTATCTATTTGGATTTAAAACCAGGCATTACTCTAAATAAAGTACAAAATATTTTGAAAAAATTTCATAAAAAGAATAAATTTGTAAAAGTAAAGAGTGTTAACTCTTTTTTGAGCACAAATGACGTTATGAATACCAATTATTGCTTTATTTCAGTCTGCAAAACTAAATTTAAAGATAAGATAATAATTTTATCAGCCATTGATAATCTTATTAAAGGAGGAGCAGGTCAAGCTGTTCAAAATATGAATTTGAAATTTGGTTATAAAATTAGTGAGGGATTATTGTGA
- the rpsI gene encoding 30S ribosomal protein S9 codes for MENTQTSAKAPKIKLDFKDSKYATGRRKTSIAKVWLKKGSGKIYVNGKLFSDYFSSDNHKMQIVRPFELINQATEYDVKCSVKGGGPTGQAGAMVHGISKALVLFDEKLKSTLKTEKLTTRDSRSVERKKPGRKKARRSFQFSKR; via the coding sequence ATGGAAAATACTCAAACATCAGCTAAAGCTCCTAAAATAAAGCTGGACTTCAAAGATAGCAAGTACGCTACTGGAAGAAGAAAAACTTCAATAGCTAAAGTTTGGTTAAAAAAAGGCTCAGGTAAAATTTATGTAAATGGTAAACTTTTTAGTGATTATTTTTCAAGTGATAATCATAAAATGCAAATAGTTAGACCTTTTGAACTTATAAATCAAGCAACAGAATATGATGTAAAGTGCAGTGTAAAAGGTGGAGGACCAACAGGACAAGCAGGAGCAATGGTTCACGGGATTTCTAAAGCTTTAGTTTTATTTGATGAAAAACTGAAATCTACACTTAAAACCGAAAAATTGACCACCCGAGACTCCAGATCAGTTGAAAGAAAAAAACCTGGACGTAAAAAAGCTAGAAGAAGCTTTCAATTTTCTAAAAGATAA
- the rplM gene encoding 50S ribosomal protein L13 — MTKFLKKDQLSSNWYEIDAKNAVVGRLATVISKIIRGKNKTTFTPHMDDGDFVVVKNIEQIKFTGNKFQNKKYFRHTGHPGGIKETTPENLAKKKPGEALKLAVKRMLPGGVLGKKQLTKLKIYVGNDHPHTAQNPQVIHLDKLNSKNIARN; from the coding sequence ATGACAAAATTCCTTAAAAAAGATCAATTATCATCTAATTGGTATGAAATAGACGCTAAAAATGCTGTAGTAGGCAGACTAGCAACTGTCATATCAAAAATTATTAGAGGTAAAAACAAAACAACTTTCACACCACATATGGACGATGGAGATTTTGTAGTTGTTAAAAATATCGAACAAATCAAATTCACTGGAAATAAATTTCAAAATAAAAAATACTTCAGACATACAGGTCATCCTGGTGGAATAAAAGAAACTACACCTGAAAATCTTGCTAAAAAAAAACCAGGTGAGGCTCTAAAACTTGCAGTAAAAAGAATGCTTCCAGGGGGAGTGTTGGGAAAAAAACAACTTACTAAATTGAAAATATATGTTGGAAATGATCATCCTCATACAGCTCAAAATCCTCAAGTAATACACTTGGATAAATTAAACTCTAAAAACATAGCACGAAATTAA
- a CDS encoding O-acetylhomoserine aminocarboxypropyltransferase/cysteine synthase family protein, whose amino-acid sequence MSKKRNNPETIAIHGGDYRSDPATNAVAVPIYRTTSYQFQSTEHAANLFALKEFGNIYTRIMNPTNDVLEKRIAALEGGLSCVTVSSGQTASSFAVLNVAQSGDNIVSSTDLYGGTVSLFTHTLSKLGIEIRYADPSDPKNFEKAIDDRTRAFYGETLPNPYLRVFPIKEVSDIGRKYNIPLIMDNTAAPIICKPIEHGAAVVIHSLTKYIGGHGTAVAGSIVDSGNFDWTADPKRQPLFNEPDASYGGVVWGKAVPELTGANVPFAVRARVCLLRDLGSALAPDNAFAIIQGLETVALRMKQHCENAEKVVNFLKKHKEVTKVIYSTEHEKKIADRAKQYLKGGNGPMVGIELKGGIEAGKKFIESLKMFYHVANIGDARSLAIHPASTTHSQLNEKELAASGVTQSYVRLCIGIEHIDDIIDDLDQALNKSSKGSLKAVS is encoded by the coding sequence ATGAGTAAAAAAAGAAATAATCCTGAAACCATTGCCATACATGGTGGTGATTACAGAAGTGACCCAGCAACTAATGCTGTTGCTGTGCCAATATATAGAACAACGTCATATCAATTTCAAAGTACTGAACATGCAGCAAATTTATTTGCATTAAAGGAATTTGGAAATATCTACACAAGGATTATGAATCCAACTAATGATGTTTTAGAGAAAAGAATTGCAGCATTGGAAGGTGGATTATCTTGTGTAACGGTTTCATCAGGGCAAACAGCTTCGAGTTTTGCAGTTCTAAATGTTGCTCAATCAGGTGATAACATTGTTAGTTCTACGGATCTTTACGGCGGAACAGTTTCATTATTTACACATACCTTAAGTAAACTTGGGATTGAAATTAGATATGCTGATCCAAGTGATCCTAAAAACTTTGAGAAGGCAATAGATGATAGGACCAGAGCTTTTTATGGTGAGACATTACCTAATCCATATTTGAGAGTGTTCCCTATCAAAGAAGTTTCTGATATTGGAAGAAAATATAATATTCCATTAATAATGGATAATACTGCTGCGCCAATTATATGTAAACCAATAGAACATGGAGCGGCCGTCGTTATACACTCATTAACAAAATATATTGGTGGACATGGAACTGCTGTTGCTGGAAGCATAGTTGATAGTGGTAACTTTGACTGGACCGCAGATCCTAAAAGACAACCTTTATTCAATGAGCCTGATGCAAGTTATGGAGGTGTTGTTTGGGGAAAAGCTGTACCAGAATTAACCGGAGCTAATGTACCTTTTGCAGTCAGAGCAAGAGTTTGTTTGCTTAGAGATTTAGGTTCAGCTTTAGCACCAGATAATGCTTTTGCAATAATTCAGGGACTAGAGACCGTAGCTCTAAGAATGAAGCAACATTGTGAAAATGCTGAAAAAGTAGTTAATTTTTTAAAAAAACATAAAGAAGTAACTAAGGTTATATATTCCACTGAACATGAGAAGAAAATAGCTGATAGAGCTAAACAATATCTTAAAGGTGGAAATGGACCAATGGTTGGTATTGAACTTAAAGGTGGTATTGAGGCTGGGAAAAAATTTATTGAGTCTTTGAAAATGTTCTACCATGTAGCAAACATTGGTGATGCAAGAAGTTTAGCTATACATCCTGCTAGTACTACTCATAGTCAGTTGAACGAAAAAGAGTTAGCGGCATCAGGTGTGACTCAGAGTTATGTAAGACTTTGTATAGGTATTGAGCACATTGATGATATTATTGATGATTTAGATCAAGCCTTGAACAAGTCATCAAAAGGAAGTTTAAAAGCTGTTAGTTAA
- a CDS encoding COX15/CtaA family protein, producing MYTTNAKINNQLSIWLIFMFWIISFMIIVGGLTRLTDSGLSITEWELFSGFFPPLNQNDWTIYFNLYKQIPEFKLQNYNMTLSEFKVIFWWEWAHRFLGRLIGLGYLIPLIYFSFKIKITKLSNLYFIFFLICFQGFIGWYMVSSGLVNRVDVSHFRLSLHLLIAFFILSLIYWNYLKINVSRNTTNKLNIFIPLLFLILIFLQISIGAFVSGMDAGKIYNSWPLMGSSYFPDDNNFDDLFKVAALSDPSLAQFIHRNLAYLIVIFYFSIFYKIYRNKMYDLYKSINYLGIFIILQIILGIFTVLYGAQIYVASLHQISSIFLVSSSIYFFYLNTKFN from the coding sequence ATGTACACAACAAATGCAAAAATAAATAATCAGCTATCAATTTGGTTAATCTTTATGTTTTGGATTATATCTTTTATGATAATAGTTGGTGGCTTAACAAGACTTACCGACTCAGGCCTCTCAATAACTGAATGGGAATTATTTTCTGGTTTTTTTCCACCTCTTAATCAAAATGATTGGACTATTTATTTTAATCTTTATAAACAAATCCCTGAATTTAAGTTACAAAACTACAATATGACTTTAAGCGAGTTTAAAGTTATTTTTTGGTGGGAATGGGCTCACAGATTTCTTGGAAGACTGATCGGTCTTGGATACTTAATACCATTAATTTATTTTTCTTTTAAGATTAAGATTACTAAATTATCAAATCTATATTTCATTTTTTTTCTTATATGTTTTCAAGGTTTCATTGGCTGGTATATGGTTAGTAGTGGATTAGTTAACAGAGTAGATGTAAGTCACTTTAGGTTATCTTTACATTTACTCATTGCTTTTTTTATTTTATCTTTAATATATTGGAATTATCTAAAAATTAACGTATCAAGAAACACAACAAACAAACTAAATATATTTATTCCTTTATTATTCTTAATCCTGATTTTTTTACAAATTTCAATTGGTGCCTTTGTTTCTGGTATGGATGCAGGAAAAATCTATAATTCATGGCCTTTAATGGGCAGTTCATATTTTCCTGATGATAATAATTTTGATGATCTATTTAAAGTTGCGGCTCTAAGTGATCCCTCATTAGCACAATTTATTCATCGTAATTTAGCTTATTTGATAGTAATTTTTTATTTTTCAATTTTCTATAAGATTTATAGAAACAAGATGTATGATTTATATAAATCTATTAATTATTTGGGTATATTTATAATTCTTCAGATTATATTAGGTATTTTCACAGTCTTATATGGTGCACAGATTTATGTTGCATCTCTGCACCAAATAAGTTCAATTTTTTTAGTTAGCTCAAGTATTTATTTTTTTTATTTAAATACAAAATTTAACTAA